From Poecile atricapillus isolate bPoeAtr1 chromosome 11, bPoeAtr1.hap1, whole genome shotgun sequence, one genomic window encodes:
- the LOC131583354 gene encoding mitotic-spindle organizing protein 2B-like translates to MSEGAAGMAATVETRLRRKQLLSAEEAELFELAQAAGSGLDPEVFRVLLDLLRMNVAPLAVFQVLKSMCAGQRLPPGPEGGPAAPAPIPADSRGRNKTSSAVSGSQILAERSSREGSAQRMPRQPSASRMQKAGTSGKNSGGGSST, encoded by the exons ATGTCGGAGGGGGCGGCGGGAATGGCGGCGACGGTGGAGACGCGGCTGCGGCGGAAGCAGCTGCTGAGCGCGGAGGAGGCGGAGCTGTTCGAACTGGCGCAGGCGGCGGGCAGCGGGCTGGACCCGGAGGTGTTCCG GGtgctgctggacctgctgcGCATGAACGTGGCGCCGCTCGCCGTGTTCCAGGTGCTGAAGTCCATGTGCGCCGGGCAGCGGCTCCCGCCGGGGCCGGagggcggccccgccgcgccggcGCCGATCCCCGCCGATAGCCGAG ggagaaataaaaccagctcTGCTGTCAGTGGCTCACAGATTCTGGCCGAAAGAAGCAGCCGGGAGGGATCTGCACAGAGGATGCCCCGACAGCCAAGTGCGAGCCGAATGCAGAAGGCAGGAACCTCTGGGAAGAACAGCGGGGGAGGCAGCAGTACCTAA